In the genome of Pseudomonadota bacterium, one region contains:
- a CDS encoding acyltransferase domain-containing protein produces MIEPQDIAIIGAAGVYPKAGNFRQFWRNILNKVDAITDAPEEWLREDLYDPNSSEFHHVYTIRGGFINDYTDFDPTEFGVLPNSLEGTDPEQFLPLNVAKAALIDAGYFERDFNRARTGVILGRQTLFHRANCTYLQQAHGVGQTIKVIKALLPETPDSLLNTLEQKLRASIPKVTPDNCSIAAPSLITGRIANRLDLQGPNYGIDAACASSLIAMDQAILELQRNRCDMVISGGLQASSPYAVFIVFCQLSALTRKASLRPFGVGADGTLLGEGMGMVVLKRLSDAERDHDHIYAVIKSVGSSSDGKGLGVLVPRFEGQLLSLERAYESPDLDPQTVGLIEAHGTGTPVGDETEIRTLKHFFGERKGEMPHMALGSVKSMIGHSMAAAGAASVIKSMMALYHKVLPPTLCDEPDAKFEFPKSTMYVNTQVRPWIHGLETPRRAGINAFGFGGINAHLVLEEYLGNSNNDKQIPIPLEWPSELVCLKASSRDQLLKDIERLLVYLIENNDKSLADISYTMNCDQSGTGDKILSVIAPTIDGLLDKLTSAKEQLEQSDKTIYDPRGIFYFADPLGKKGKIAILFPGQGASYVNMLSELCMHFPPVREYFDKADRIYVKHGFSTPLSRVLYPPPAHSIEDKEAPGRLMFLRHYNNSALWSANSAYYYLTTKLGITAELFAGHSTGDFNALIAAGAIPPEAENFIVDLELDFNDHVKAYAEKLPKVKTLTVGGILPEEIIKVAKESKGEVQVALDNCPNQIFLCGSASGIVRAQEKLVSKGAICLPVAINQPFHTSWYEPLFKPLREKFSDIPTQKAHAKIYSSALASDYPADPEEIRDLFLKQWMMPVRFRETIEKMYADGARVFLEVGPNSNLCGFVRDTLGKAEHIAVPLNMQGKSDLNQLNLALGTLAAHGIDLDLAYLYEGREAKALPIFREIQTGQDTALPKKSRAVKLNQGLPVLNLDEETVQLFRRTIRASSSGVGDELPSGKKEDAMSSFMQTMDQFLSQQHEVMTRYLAKKKSKP; encoded by the coding sequence ATGATTGAGCCGCAAGATATAGCAATAATCGGCGCAGCCGGTGTTTATCCGAAAGCAGGGAACTTCAGGCAATTCTGGCGCAATATCCTCAACAAGGTGGATGCGATCACCGATGCCCCGGAAGAGTGGTTGCGGGAAGACCTCTATGATCCGAATTCAAGCGAGTTTCATCATGTGTATACGATTCGCGGCGGCTTCATCAACGATTATACCGATTTTGATCCAACCGAGTTCGGGGTGCTGCCCAACTCCCTGGAAGGGACTGATCCGGAACAGTTTCTGCCCTTAAACGTTGCCAAGGCGGCGCTGATCGATGCCGGATATTTTGAACGGGATTTCAACCGCGCACGCACCGGGGTGATATTAGGCCGTCAGACCCTTTTTCACCGGGCCAACTGCACCTATCTTCAGCAGGCCCATGGGGTGGGGCAAACCATTAAGGTTATTAAAGCGCTGCTCCCGGAAACCCCGGACTCGCTTCTTAATACTCTGGAACAGAAATTACGCGCCAGCATTCCGAAGGTCACCCCTGATAACTGCAGTATTGCCGCCCCCAGTCTGATCACCGGGCGCATTGCCAACCGCCTTGATCTGCAGGGCCCTAATTACGGGATTGACGCGGCCTGCGCCTCGTCGCTCATTGCAATGGATCAGGCAATCCTTGAACTTCAACGCAACCGCTGCGATATGGTGATCAGCGGCGGTCTCCAGGCCAGCAGTCCGTATGCGGTTTTTATCGTTTTCTGCCAGCTGAGCGCTTTGACGAGAAAAGCTTCGCTGCGTCCCTTCGGGGTTGGCGCGGACGGGACGCTGCTTGGCGAAGGCATGGGCATGGTGGTTCTTAAAAGACTGAGCGATGCGGAGCGGGACCATGACCATATCTATGCAGTGATAAAAAGTGTGGGCTCGTCAAGCGACGGCAAAGGCTTGGGTGTGCTGGTGCCACGCTTTGAAGGACAGCTCCTGTCCCTTGAACGGGCTTATGAGTCACCGGACCTTGATCCGCAAACCGTCGGGCTTATCGAAGCACATGGAACCGGCACTCCGGTTGGAGACGAAACAGAAATCCGCACGCTCAAACATTTTTTCGGGGAAAGAAAAGGCGAAATGCCTCATATGGCGCTTGGCTCTGTGAAATCGATGATCGGCCATAGTATGGCCGCGGCAGGCGCCGCCAGTGTGATCAAAAGCATGATGGCCCTGTATCATAAAGTTTTGCCGCCAACGTTGTGTGACGAGCCCGATGCAAAATTTGAATTTCCAAAAAGCACGATGTATGTGAACACTCAGGTCCGACCCTGGATTCACGGATTGGAAACTCCAAGACGAGCCGGAATCAATGCCTTCGGGTTCGGTGGAATCAATGCCCACCTGGTGCTTGAGGAATACCTGGGAAATTCCAATAACGATAAGCAGATTCCCATTCCCTTGGAATGGCCATCGGAACTGGTTTGCCTTAAGGCATCAAGCCGTGATCAATTACTGAAAGATATTGAGCGGTTGCTCGTGTATCTTATTGAAAATAATGATAAAAGTCTTGCTGATATTTCCTATACAATGAACTGCGATCAGTCTGGAACAGGAGATAAAATCCTTTCTGTTATTGCTCCAACGATTGATGGACTTCTCGATAAACTGACTTCAGCAAAGGAACAACTCGAACAATCAGATAAAACCATTTATGATCCGCGCGGCATTTTTTATTTTGCCGACCCTCTGGGGAAAAAGGGCAAGATTGCAATACTCTTTCCCGGGCAGGGCGCCTCTTACGTCAACATGCTTTCCGAGCTCTGTATGCATTTTCCGCCGGTCAGGGAATACTTTGACAAGGCGGATCGGATATATGTAAAGCACGGGTTTAGTACACCGTTGAGTCGGGTTCTGTACCCGCCGCCAGCGCATTCCATTGAAGATAAAGAAGCGCCGGGGCGTTTGATGTTTTTGCGGCATTACAATAATTCCGCCCTGTGGAGCGCTAACTCCGCATACTATTATCTAACAACAAAACTGGGTATTACAGCTGAGCTTTTTGCCGGGCACAGCACCGGGGATTTTAACGCTCTGATTGCCGCAGGCGCAATTCCTCCTGAAGCGGAAAACTTTATCGTTGATTTGGAACTGGACTTTAATGACCACGTGAAGGCATACGCTGAAAAACTTCCAAAGGTGAAAACGCTCACTGTCGGAGGGATTCTGCCGGAAGAAATCATAAAAGTGGCAAAAGAATCCAAGGGAGAAGTCCAGGTGGCCCTTGACAATTGCCCCAACCAGATTTTTCTCTGCGGCAGTGCGTCCGGGATTGTCCGCGCGCAGGAAAAACTTGTATCCAAGGGGGCGATCTGTCTGCCGGTGGCAATTAATCAACCATTTCATACAAGCTGGTACGAACCGCTTTTTAAACCATTACGCGAAAAATTTTCAGATATCCCCACTCAGAAAGCTCATGCAAAGATTTATTCAAGCGCCCTTGCATCAGACTATCCTGCAGATCCCGAAGAGATCCGCGATCTTTTCTTAAAACAGTGGATGATGCCGGTGCGGTTCCGTGAAACCATTGAAAAGATGTATGCCGATGGTGCACGGGTATTCCTGGAAGTTGGGCCGAACAGCAATTTATGCGGTTTTGTCCGGGACACGTTGGGAAAAGCCGAACATATTGCCGTACCACTTAATATGCAGGGTAAAAGCGATCTCAATCAGCTTAATCTTGCTTTGGGAACCTTGGCCGCCCACGGGATAGACTTGGATTTGGCTTATCTCTATGAGGGAAGGGAGGCAAAGGCTTTGCCGATCTTTCGTGAAATACAAACAGGTCAAGATACTGCTCTACCTAAAAAGAGCCGGGCGGTGAAATTAAATCAGGGGCTTCCCGTACTCAACCTGGATGAGGAAACAGTGCAACTCTTCAGGAGAACAATTCGAGCATCTTCAAGCGGTGTTGGGGATGAACTTCCCTCAGGAAAAAAGGAGGACGCAATGTCTTCATTCATGCAGACCATGGACCAATTTCTTTCCCAGCAGCATGAAGTCATGACCCGCTATCTTGCAAAGAAAAAATCGAAGCCTTAA
- a CDS encoding ABC transporter permease yields the protein MVKNITHFIDNLGKTGIGIIDMLGSVLLFFLRAVISVFQRKQLASIVKQIYFIGTKSILIVLLVGIFTGMVLGLQLYHTLVKFGAGGVLGSAVGLSLIRELGPVLTAMMITARAGSSMTTEIGIQRITEQIDALSTMGVDPMGYIVSPRIIAAVISFPLLTTFFDLIGIFGGYISGVQLLGLDSGAYFFRIQSSVEMEDITSGFFKAVTFALIVSTICCYQGYFCHLQKDSHGAKAVGNATTTAVVTSCVLILIADYVVTSLLF from the coding sequence ATGGTAAAGAACATAACTCATTTTATTGATAATTTGGGGAAAACCGGCATCGGAATTATTGATATGCTGGGATCTGTTCTGTTGTTTTTTCTGCGAGCCGTTATTTCTGTTTTTCAGCGTAAGCAGTTGGCGAGCATTGTAAAACAGATCTATTTTATCGGCACCAAGTCAATCCTCATCGTCCTGCTGGTGGGAATATTCACCGGGATGGTCCTGGGGTTGCAGCTTTATCATACTCTGGTCAAATTTGGCGCCGGCGGCGTTTTAGGCTCTGCCGTGGGTCTTTCCCTGATCAGGGAATTGGGGCCGGTGTTGACCGCCATGATGATTACCGCCCGGGCTGGCTCTTCCATGACCACCGAAATCGGCATCCAGCGGATTACCGAACAGATTGATGCCCTTTCCACCATGGGCGTCGATCCCATGGGTTACATCGTCAGCCCCCGGATTATTGCGGCGGTTATCAGTTTCCCCCTGCTGACAACATTTTTTGACCTGATCGGCATATTTGGCGGTTATATATCCGGAGTGCAGCTGCTCGGACTTGATTCCGGGGCATATTTTTTCAGGATTCAGTCAAGTGTTGAAATGGAGGACATAACCAGCGGTTTTTTCAAGGCAGTGACCTTCGCCCTCATCGTCTCGACAATCTGCTGTTATCAAGGATATTTCTGCCATCTTCAGAAAGACAGTCATGGCGCCAAGGCAGTGGGGAATGCGACGACAACCGCGGTCGTTACCTCCTGCGTGCTCATTCTCATTGCCGATTATGTGGTGACTTCATTGCTGTTTTAG
- a CDS encoding ATP-binding cassette domain-containing protein, protein MDIPLIEFRNVTKRFNGLTVLDGVNLQINQGEVTTIIGKSGSGKSVLLKHIVGLMIQDEGSILYKGQDIAQFSPKEKKSYFMQISYMFQNNALFDSMTVYENIAFPLQYTTKLSAGEISDKVKVKLEQTELVDMAGKYPAELSGGTQKRVALSRALVTEPQLVLFDEPTTGQDIVRRNAILSMVSEYRKKFGFTAVIISHDIPDIFFISDRILVLHDGKIVFQGTPEELDDFQHPFVDEFIESLEGFEERLTGLYSKRAFKMRYQNELKKNDSSETFIIIAFSVKSFGSYCEKVGYTAGQKMIRALGQYMNKHFSAVGGFSVRQKLNQFITVLPFSDYNEARELVEEFSRDLASDGLEELKLQIPECECAELSVLVNFAEGKSGQDEILDIFKKARNNQKEILRIQIGKGSAS, encoded by the coding sequence ATGGATATTCCTTTGATTGAGTTCAGAAATGTTACCAAACGATTCAACGGTCTGACCGTTCTCGACGGTGTCAATCTGCAGATCAACCAGGGAGAAGTAACGACCATCATTGGCAAGAGCGGCAGCGGCAAGAGTGTGCTTCTCAAGCATATCGTCGGCCTGATGATTCAGGATGAGGGGAGTATTCTGTATAAAGGGCAGGATATTGCACAATTTTCCCCAAAGGAAAAAAAATCCTATTTCATGCAGATAAGCTACATGTTTCAGAATAATGCCTTGTTTGACTCCATGACGGTTTATGAAAATATTGCTTTTCCCCTGCAGTACACCACAAAATTGAGCGCCGGTGAGATCAGTGACAAGGTGAAAGTCAAGCTGGAGCAGACCGAACTTGTCGATATGGCGGGCAAGTATCCTGCGGAACTGTCCGGCGGCACCCAGAAACGGGTTGCTCTCAGTCGCGCACTGGTAACCGAACCCCAGTTGGTGTTGTTTGATGAGCCCACCACCGGGCAGGATATTGTGCGGCGGAACGCTATTCTCAGTATGGTTTCAGAGTATCGGAAGAAATTTGGATTTACCGCCGTAATTATCAGCCATGACATCCCTGATATTTTTTTTATTTCCGATCGAATTCTGGTGCTTCATGACGGAAAGATCGTCTTTCAGGGCACCCCGGAAGAGCTTGATGATTTCCAGCACCCGTTTGTGGACGAGTTTATTGAGAGTCTTGAGGGGTTTGAGGAACGTCTTACCGGGCTCTATTCCAAACGTGCATTCAAGATGCGCTATCAGAATGAGCTGAAGAAAAATGATTCAAGCGAAACATTTATTATAATCGCCTTCTCGGTCAAAAGTTTTGGATCGTATTGTGAAAAGGTCGGCTATACAGCCGGTCAGAAAATGATCAGGGCTCTGGGCCAGTATATGAACAAGCATTTCAGTGCGGTGGGTGGGTTTTCTGTAAGGCAGAAACTGAATCAGTTCATCACTGTTCTGCCTTTTTCAGATTATAATGAAGCCCGTGAGCTTGTCGAAGAATTTTCCCGGGATCTGGCCAGTGACGGGTTGGAAGAACTGAAGCTGCAAATACCGGAATGCGAGTGTGCCGAACTGAGTGTTCTGGTAAATTTTGCAGAGGGTAAATCCGGACAGGATGAGATACTGGATATTTTCAAGAAGGCCCGGAATAATCAAAAAGAGATTTTAAGAATACAAATCGGAAAGGGCAGTGCATCATGA
- a CDS encoding outer membrane lipid asymmetry maintenance protein MlaD, whose protein sequence is MKKYSQETMAGIFVLAGLIAIGILTVKVGSLTLLGQDTYSLFARFKTVAGLNSGNTIEMFGIEVGKVAGFTLDQDKQLAVAELKIRKGVKIYDDALASIKTSGLLGDKYISIDPGGGSDKLLRPGDFIIDTVHPMDLQDMIGKFAFGSVQEGKPDK, encoded by the coding sequence ATGAAAAAATATTCCCAAGAGACAATGGCTGGAATTTTTGTGCTGGCAGGTTTAATCGCTATCGGAATCCTGACGGTAAAGGTGGGAAGCCTGACCCTGCTCGGCCAGGACACCTATTCTCTGTTTGCAAGATTCAAGACAGTTGCCGGACTGAACAGCGGAAATACCATTGAAATGTTCGGCATAGAAGTGGGCAAGGTCGCAGGGTTTACCCTGGATCAGGACAAACAGCTGGCCGTAGCGGAACTGAAGATCAGAAAAGGGGTAAAGATTTATGATGACGCCCTTGCTTCAATCAAGACCTCCGGATTGCTGGGGGATAAATATATCAGTATCGATCCAGGCGGCGGGTCTGACAAACTTTTGCGCCCCGGGGATTTTATCATTGATACCGTGCATCCCATGGATTTGCAGGATATGATCGGTAAATTCGCTTTCGGCAGTGTGCAGGAAGGCAAACCAGACAAATAA
- a CDS encoding ABC transporter substrate-binding protein, with translation MKIIMAVILLVLIPSALLAASPIDSVKVNVDEVLQILQDPALKGEEHKTAAKARIWAVVDRVFDFSALSQRTLGRNWNAISAEEKETFIRYYRLFLGQIYLDRVMEFTGEKVEYVKEVMLSAENSEVQTKLISNTQEIEVDYRLLRFQDDWKVYDVVIEGVSMVQNYRSQFNQILARQSMKELLDILIEKVDKKQQNR, from the coding sequence ATGAAAATAATAATGGCTGTAATCCTGCTGGTTTTGATCCCTTCGGCACTGCTTGCCGCCTCGCCGATTGATTCCGTCAAGGTCAACGTGGATGAGGTTTTGCAGATCCTGCAGGATCCAGCTCTCAAAGGCGAGGAGCATAAAACCGCTGCAAAGGCCAGAATATGGGCGGTGGTTGACCGGGTTTTTGATTTCAGCGCCCTTTCGCAGCGAACCCTTGGCAGGAACTGGAACGCTATCTCTGCTGAGGAAAAGGAGACCTTCATTCGTTATTACCGGCTGTTCCTTGGCCAGATATATCTGGACAGGGTCATGGAATTTACCGGTGAAAAAGTTGAGTATGTCAAGGAGGTCATGCTGAGCGCCGAGAATTCGGAAGTGCAGACCAAACTCATATCGAACACTCAGGAGATTGAGGTCGACTACCGGTTGCTGAGATTCCAGGATGATTGGAAGGTGTATGATGTGGTGATCGAGGGGGTCAGCATGGTCCAGAATTATCGCAGTCAGTTCAATCAGATCCTGGCCAGGCAAAGCATGAAAGAACTCCTTGATATCTTGATTGAAAAAGTCGATAAAAAGCAGCAAAACAGATGA
- a CDS encoding DUF502 domain-containing protein gives MKNKLNHFLEQKLKTYFITGLLVVGPIGLTIMVVHAVVSRVDILFYKIIPPFLQPERLLGFKIPGLGIIISILLIILTGMLTANFIGRLAVGMFERFMYRIPLIKSIYTLFKQVADTTFGQERKGFRKVVLIEYPRRGIWAIGFVTGITKGEVQRITDKKVINVFLPTTPNPTSGFYILVPEEEMVSLDMTTDEAFKLIISGGMVVPPDKGQGIAVQPAAPPSESRDLTAATRTPE, from the coding sequence ATGAAAAACAAGTTGAATCATTTTTTAGAACAGAAGCTGAAAACCTATTTCATCACCGGCCTGCTCGTGGTTGGTCCCATCGGCTTGACCATCATGGTCGTCCATGCCGTGGTGAGCAGAGTAGACATTCTCTTCTATAAAATCATCCCGCCGTTTCTGCAGCCGGAAAGATTGCTGGGCTTTAAAATACCAGGCCTGGGGATTATCATCAGCATTCTGCTTATCATCCTCACCGGCATGCTCACCGCAAATTTTATCGGCCGCCTGGCCGTGGGCATGTTCGAACGGTTCATGTACAGAATCCCGCTGATCAAGAGCATTTATACCCTGTTCAAACAGGTGGCGGACACAACTTTCGGTCAGGAGAGAAAGGGCTTCCGCAAGGTTGTCCTCATCGAGTATCCCCGCCGCGGCATCTGGGCCATCGGCTTTGTCACCGGGATCACCAAGGGTGAGGTGCAGCGGATCACGGACAAAAAGGTCATCAACGTCTTTCTGCCAACCACCCCCAACCCCACTTCGGGATTCTATATTCTGGTGCCGGAAGAAGAGATGGTCTCTCTGGACATGACTACTGACGAGGCCTTCAAGTTGATCATTTCCGGCGGCATGGTCGTTCCGCCGGATAAGGGCCAAGGGATTGCCGTCCAGCCGGCAGCCCCGCCTTCCGAATCCAGGGACCTGACGGCCGCCACCAGAACCCCTGAATAA
- a CDS encoding endonuclease/exonuclease/phosphatase family protein, producing MEFRILSYNMHRAIGLDRRFRPERIASILAHHDADIILLQEVDVGVPRSRMLDLAREMADRLEFSHVAVGLNVKLRKGMYGNATLSRFPILQERNIDLTIGALKARGCLFTNLELPGDVTGEMPLGLAVFNLHLGLSARERTQQLGRLVRSAEFSRLSSQDLCLVAGDFNDWRTLLTPILTEFYGFTCATDHGIVTRKPLLTYPSFAPAGGLDKIFCRGRINVLNSRRCRLMTSKVASDHLPVLVDFQVQDADEHISGKTTASRNAG from the coding sequence ATGGAATTCAGGATTCTGAGTTATAACATGCATCGGGCCATCGGCCTTGACCGGCGTTTCCGTCCGGAGCGCATCGCCAGTATTCTGGCCCATCATGATGCCGATATCATACTGCTGCAGGAAGTTGATGTGGGGGTTCCGCGGTCGCGGATGCTGGACCTTGCCCGGGAAATGGCCGACCGTCTGGAATTTAGTCATGTTGCTGTCGGCCTTAATGTCAAATTGCGTAAAGGCATGTATGGCAATGCGACTTTGAGTCGTTTCCCTATCCTTCAGGAAAGAAATATTGATCTGACCATCGGCGCCCTCAAGGCCCGTGGCTGCCTGTTCACGAATCTGGAGCTGCCGGGAGATGTGACAGGAGAGATGCCTTTAGGCCTTGCCGTCTTCAATCTGCACCTTGGCCTGTCGGCCAGGGAAAGGACACAGCAGCTGGGGCGTCTGGTCCGGTCTGCCGAGTTCAGCCGACTTTCATCCCAGGATCTCTGTCTGGTTGCCGGAGATTTTAATGACTGGCGGACATTGCTGACCCCGATCCTTACCGAATTCTATGGTTTTACCTGCGCCACCGACCACGGGATCGTCACCCGCAAACCCTTGTTGACCTATCCATCCTTTGCTCCGGCCGGGGGCTTGGATAAAATATTTTGTCGCGGCAGGATAAATGTTCTCAACAGCCGCCGCTGCCGCCTGATGACCTCAAAAGTGGCAAGTGATCATCTGCCGGTTCTGGTAGATTTTCAGGTTCAGGATGCCGATGAGCATATTTCAGGGAAAACCACAGCGAGCAGGAATGCCGGTTGA
- the cls gene encoding cardiolipin synthase, with protein MDTYLQFIFDFWPHFVTAATILFTVLTAVHVIMLKRDPRAAIGWLGLVWFAPVLGVCMYWLFGINRIKRRARTKFAGREAVYFPRQEVAVSPEQVENLFGRTNSGMQALCRLTDQVTMKPLLGGNRIVPLINGDQAYPAMLSAIEEACISISLSTYIFDNDSWGRKFRTALREAVRRGVEVRVLVDAVGARYSFPSIVGGLTSDGVLVSRFMKTLLPWRFRYVNLRNHRKIMVTDGKTGFTGGMNIRGGHVPEGKADYPLQDIHFKIQGPVVAGLQQVFAEDWLFNTGEKLEGPAWFPVLEPCGEIIARGISDGPDEDFDKLRFVMMGAIAAARTSIRISTPYFVPDNDLITALQVAALRGVQVQILLPATTNLRMVKWASDASLEDLVRSGCMILYSTAPFDHSKLMVVDGEWVLLGSANWDARSLSLNFEFNVECYDRRFARIVEDILDRKVGNSRELILMDLISKNIAVRFRNRFFRLFSPYL; from the coding sequence ATGGATACTTATTTACAATTCATTTTTGATTTCTGGCCGCATTTTGTAACGGCGGCCACCATCCTGTTCACGGTCTTGACCGCAGTGCATGTCATCATGCTGAAGCGTGATCCCCGGGCAGCCATCGGCTGGCTGGGTCTGGTCTGGTTCGCTCCGGTGCTGGGGGTCTGTATGTACTGGCTGTTCGGCATCAATAGAATAAAGCGGCGTGCCAGAACAAAATTCGCGGGCCGGGAAGCGGTTTATTTTCCCAGACAGGAAGTCGCTGTTTCTCCTGAACAGGTTGAGAATTTGTTCGGGCGGACCAATTCCGGGATGCAAGCCCTCTGTCGTCTGACGGACCAGGTGACCATGAAACCGCTACTGGGCGGCAACAGGATTGTTCCTCTGATAAACGGCGATCAGGCCTATCCGGCAATGCTTTCGGCAATTGAGGAAGCCTGTATTTCAATCTCATTGTCCACCTATATTTTTGACAATGATTCCTGGGGCCGGAAGTTCAGGACGGCCCTGCGTGAAGCTGTCCGGCGGGGAGTCGAGGTCCGGGTTCTGGTTGATGCGGTGGGTGCCCGTTATTCATTCCCATCGATAGTCGGCGGGTTGACCAGCGATGGGGTACTGGTATCCAGATTTATGAAAACTCTGCTGCCATGGCGTTTCAGATATGTGAATCTGAGGAATCACCGGAAAATAATGGTGACGGATGGAAAGACTGGATTCACCGGGGGAATGAATATCAGGGGGGGCCATGTTCCGGAGGGCAAGGCCGATTATCCGCTGCAGGATATCCACTTCAAGATTCAGGGTCCGGTGGTGGCTGGACTGCAGCAGGTCTTTGCCGAGGATTGGCTCTTCAATACCGGGGAAAAGCTTGAGGGGCCAGCCTGGTTTCCGGTTCTTGAACCATGTGGAGAGATAATCGCCCGCGGGATATCGGACGGACCGGATGAGGACTTTGACAAGCTTCGGTTTGTGATGATGGGGGCGATTGCCGCGGCCAGGACTTCCATAAGGATCTCGACCCCATATTTTGTGCCTGACAACGACCTCATCACCGCGCTGCAGGTTGCCGCTCTGCGGGGGGTGCAGGTCCAGATTCTGCTTCCTGCCACAACCAATCTCCGCATGGTCAAGTGGGCATCTGATGCCTCACTTGAGGATTTGGTCCGATCCGGTTGCATGATCCTTTATTCGACAGCGCCGTTCGATCACTCAAAACTGATGGTGGTTGATGGGGAATGGGTGCTCCTTGGTTCCGCCAACTGGGATGCAAGAAGCCTGTCGCTTAATTTCGAATTCAATGTGGAATGTTACGACAGAAGATTTGCCCGGATCGTGGAAGATATTCTCGACCGCAAGGTGGGGAATTCAAGGGAGCTGATCTTAATGGACCTGATCTCAAAGAATATTGCGGTGCGATTCAGAAATCGATTTTTCCGATTGTTTTCACCGTATCTGTAA
- the pyk gene encoding pyruvate kinase: protein MLRRTKIVATVGPATATPEQLERLWREGVDIFRLNFSHGNLEEKRRILADIRSLPPLTGREAAVLADLQGPRIRVGRLLDGGILLEENSEVIMTTRDVIGHGNLIPTDYSRLPDDVCPGSRILLDEGQLEIEVIESVRTEIRCWVVIGGFLKERKGINLPGINISAPILSARDMEDLQFCMENGVDLVGLSFVRSAAEVVQVKEIISRGGAGCRVISKIERQEAIEDFDAILQESDGVMIARGDLGVELGPERVPLIQKDIIRRCNRAGKPVITATQMLESMMRSSIPTRAETSDVANAILDGTDAVMLSGETAIGKYPIQAVQVLKRVSLDVENTVHDKWLKDERKSTGKDLLPADAIAQAACSLAKIVGAKAVLAFTRSGRTAMLISKYRPVLTVLAFTPSIEVQRYLSLMNGVYSFQVTLKGSVEDQLRSVESVIFSSGIMRQGEKVVIAMGCPVKIESETNLLKVHRLGEEHL, encoded by the coding sequence ATGCTAAGACGGACAAAAATTGTGGCCACAGTGGGTCCGGCGACTGCAACGCCGGAACAGCTCGAAAGGCTATGGAGGGAAGGTGTTGATATCTTCCGGCTTAATTTTTCCCATGGTAATCTTGAGGAAAAGCGCCGGATATTAGCGGATATCCGTTCTCTTCCCCCCTTGACTGGACGTGAAGCGGCTGTTCTTGCTGATCTGCAGGGGCCGAGAATTCGTGTGGGCCGACTCCTTGATGGTGGGATCCTCCTTGAAGAAAACAGTGAAGTCATCATGACAACCCGGGATGTAATCGGCCATGGAAATCTTATCCCGACGGATTACTCCAGGCTTCCCGACGATGTGTGTCCCGGCAGCAGAATCCTGCTTGATGAAGGGCAACTTGAAATTGAAGTGATTGAGTCTGTGAGGACTGAAATACGTTGCTGGGTGGTGATCGGCGGATTCCTGAAGGAGCGTAAGGGGATCAATCTCCCGGGAATAAATATTTCCGCGCCGATTCTTTCCGCGCGGGACATGGAGGACCTTCAATTCTGTATGGAAAACGGTGTTGACCTTGTGGGGCTGTCTTTTGTCCGGTCCGCAGCTGAGGTGGTGCAGGTCAAGGAGATCATCAGCCGAGGTGGTGCTGGTTGCCGGGTTATCTCTAAGATTGAAAGACAGGAAGCCATAGAGGATTTTGACGCGATACTTCAGGAATCGGACGGGGTGATGATCGCTCGGGGGGATCTCGGGGTCGAACTCGGACCCGAACGAGTGCCGCTTATCCAGAAAGATATTATCAGAAGGTGTAACCGGGCTGGGAAACCGGTGATCACCGCCACCCAGATGCTTGAAAGTATGATGAGGAGTTCAATCCCCACCAGGGCCGAGACCTCTGATGTGGCCAATGCAATTCTCGATGGAACCGACGCAGTGATGCTCTCCGGAGAAACAGCGATAGGGAAATACCCCATACAGGCCGTCCAGGTTCTCAAGCGGGTTTCCCTTGATGTTGAGAATACCGTTCATGATAAGTGGCTGAAGGATGAAAGGAAGAGCACAGGAAAAGATCTGCTTCCGGCGGACGCCATTGCCCAGGCGGCCTGCAGTCTGGCGAAGATTGTAGGGGCAAAGGCTGTTCTGGCTTTTACCCGCAGTGGAAGAACTGCCATGCTCATATCAAAATACCGCCCTGTTCTTACGGTGCTGGCCTTCACGCCTTCAATTGAAGTGCAGCGCTATCTGAGCCTGATGAACGGCGTATATTCCTTTCAAGTGACGTTGAAGGGGAGCGTTGAGGATCAGCTCCGCTCGGTTGAGAGTGTGATTTTTTCCTCAGGAATTATGAGGCAGGGGGAAAAGGTGGTCATAGCCATGGGCTGCCCGGTGAAAATTGAAAGTGAGACCAATCTCCTCAAGGTGCACCGCCTTGGGGAAGAGCATCTGTAA